TGGGCTTTTTCCTTAAGGAAATGTAATAGAGATTCTCGATTTGAGTAATCGACAGGACGGCGATTATCGGGATCAACAAGAGTAAACTCCCACAGTTCGCTGCCCTGATAAAAGTCAGGGGTGCCTGGGCAGGTCATTTTGAGGAGCGTCTGAGACAGGGAATTGAAAAGCCCGGCTTTGATAATGGGTTGAATATAGGCTGTAAAATCATCTAAAAAGCGATTAGAGGAATCCGGCGTAAGAATTTTGCGCACGAATTCCTGTACGGCTTTTTCATATGCTTCATTTGGATTAATCCAGCTTGTATGCAATTTAGCTTCTTTGAGGGCTTTGATCATATATTTCTCAATACGGTCGGCATATTGAGCCCGCGTGCTGGCATCAACCGCATAAAGAGGCCAAGATCCAATTAGCGTTTGATAAAGCAAGTATTCGACATTATTTCCAGGAACTTCCCGGCCATTCAATCGCACTTTTTGCGATTGATTAAGCGCTTGCCAACGATGCAAAACAACATTCCATTCTTCCGGATTTTCCGATAGGACATTAATCCTAGCCCGCACATCTTCGCTCCTTTTGGTATCATGGGTAAATGTCGCCAACATCGTGTGCGGCCACCATTCCTTTCTCTCTTGATTTTTTTTATGGAAGGTGAGGGCCGGAATGCCAAAGCTCTTGAAATCCATGCCAACTTCATTGAGAGAAGCAAGCGGATAATAGCGGTAAAAAGCTGTGTCTTCCACGCCTTTGGCTGTTACAGGCCCCGTCAGTTGCTGGAAGCGCATGACAAAGTTGCGGCGATAGGCGATTTGTTCTTCTGTCAAGCCTGGCGGATCTTGTAAAAGCAGAACACTTTGAATGAAATCGAAAATGGAAAGGTCAATGGCCGGATTTACTCTTTTCGCCGCTTCAATGGCAGAGATCACATAATTTTTATCTTCTTCGTCTACTTGCGTGTCCTGCGTACGGATATAGCTGCGATAGACAGGAAAACAAGCAATGACATCTCTAAGGGCCGAGCGCAAGCTTTCGAGTGTATAATCTCTGGACCAACGATGCTGCTCGCTGACCTCTTCGAGCTGGCGGGCAAGAAAGTGCAATTCGCTGGACATGGAAATAATGAGAATAAGCTTTTTAGCGGAATAAATGACATCGTCCATTTCATCATTGCGTTCTGTAAACCGCTCATAAATCTGCTGGATTTTTGGCCCATTTTCAGGAATGATGAATATGCCATTGACCAAATTCAAAAAATCATAGCCTGTTGTGCCAAAAACAAACCAGCTTTTATGAAGCTGCTCATCCCCTCCTAAAATCTTTTCTACGACAACATAAAAATGGCGGCCTAGTTCTTTTTCTGATTCGCCTAATACTTGAGCGCAGTGCTGCTGAAGGCGTGAGAAATATTGCTCCGGATCAAACAGGCCATCAACGTGATCAATTCGCAGACCATTTACCCATCCTTGCTTGATCAACTTAAGAATGAGCTCATGCATGTCTATAAAGACGTCTTCATTTTCCACCCGCATGCTGACCAATTCATTAATATCAAAAAACCGGCGATAGTTTATCTCATCATTGGTCACACGCCAAAAGCTCAAACGATAAGCCTGAGAGTCAAGCAATTCTTCTAATTGATCGAAGCTATGGGCATCACCTTTCGTCCCATTTAATACTTTCATAGAAGCTTGGACAGCTTCCAAGATGCGAGGGGATTCTTCCAATAAAATACTCAAGCGTTTTTTAATAATTTCCTTTTCTCGATTGCGCTCTTTGCATTTTTCCGGATTGGTTTCCGTCATATCCGGCAAATGGTCCAAGGCCGTCACAATACTCTCCAGTTCTAAAAGCCCGGCATCCTGCTCCCCTAATTGCGATTTTAATTGTTCAATAACGGGTTTAAGGATGGTCGGCCAGGTTCTAGGGTTAACCGGAAGACGATGAGTTTTATAATCGATAAAAAAGGCGCCGGCATCATAGACAATTTTAAGTTCTTGATTTTCGATTACTTTACCATATTGCTGATCTAAGACAGGAAGGAGCACTTTATTACGCAACTCGACTTTAGGCGGATCCCAAACAATATTGAAATGATTGGCATAGAGAGAACTGGGGCCATTTTCTAACACATCGTTCCACCATTTATTTTCATCAGCGATGCACATATGGTTGGGCACAATATCAATAACAAGCCCCATTCCCCTTTGATGAAGGGCATCGACTAATTGCTGCAAGTCTTCTTCGGTTCCAATTTCAGGATTGATTTGATTGGAATCCAATACATCGTAGCCATGCAAGCTTCCCGCCCTCGATTTTGTAATGGGGGAAGCATAAAGAGTGGAGATGCCCAGCTCATTAAAATAGGGAACAAATTCTAAAGCTTGCTTAAAGGTGAAACGCTGATTAAATTGCAATCGATAAGTTGCTGTGGGAATGCAAAGGCCTGCCATGGTAAAATCTCTCCTTTCTTAGAAGGTGTATTAAAACCCATAATACACCCGCTTAGGCTGGATCGTAAATATGCAGCAATTCGCGGTCAATTAAATTATTTACACCTATTTTTTAGCTGAGGCCAAAGCCGGGCAGAGGAAAGCAAGTCTTTAGAGGGCGTATTGCCCCTAATAACCTCAGTTTGGAGTTTTTTTTACCTTTACTCGAACGTCTCCTAGGGAAAAGGATTCGAATAGGTCATTAGCAGGTTTTACTACGCGCTCTTGGAATGCGTGTGCTCGCGCACCATTATCTTCAAAGCTTCGATCCAATCGGGATGACTATTTAGCCCTTCGACAAGCTGCACAGTCTCCCCTCCCATGCTTTTAAAGGTGTGGGCATATTCATAAGACACCTCACATGTCGTTTCTAAACAGTCGCATACGAAAGAAGGACAAAAAACAAGCAGGCGCTTATACCCCTTGGCACTGCAGGCTTGCAGAACCTCTGTTGTATAAGGCTGGATCCACGGATCTTTCCCTAATCTGGATTGAAAGCAAATGGTGTAAGAAGACGGCTGCATAGCTAGTTGAGAAGCGATAGCCCGAGCAGTAGCATAGCACTGGGCCTTATAGCAAAAGGTATTATTTTTACATTGTTTGTCGCAGCAACCGGACGTTAAACAAGCCCCGGCTTCATCAGCTTTGCGAATTTGCTTTTCAGGCAGGCCATGAAAGCTAAACAAAACGTGATCATAGGATTGCAGGGAATATTGTCTTGCCCTTTCGCAAAAAGCGTGAATCAACGCCGGATGGTCGGCATAGCTACTCACAAAAGTCAATTTGGGAATGACTTGCCAGTGCTTGATCTCATCCATGACTTTTTGATGAACGGATCCCGTTGTTGCGGAGGCATACTGGGGAAAAAGAGGAAAAACAAGGATCTCATCCACTTGCTTTTGCCTCAATTGTTCCAGGCCTTCTTTAATTGAAGGAGTTTGGTAGCGCATGGCTAAGGAGACATAGAAATGCTCTCCCAATACGCTTTGGAGTTTATCCCTAACGGACAAGCCGTGAATAAGAAGAGGCGATCCCTCCTCCGTCCACAAGCGCTGATATAACTTAGCAGAGTCCTTATAACGGAAAGGAACGATAATCCCCCGCACAAGACATTGACGCTGCAGCCAGGGCAGATCAATGACTCGGCCATCCGTCAGAAACTCATTTAAATAATGAAAGACATCCTTAGGGCGAAAAGACTTTGGAGTGCCTAAATTTACAAGTAAGACGCCAATTTTTTTCTCGCCCATTGCTATTCCTTTCCTCAGTCTTTTTTAAGCGACAGATATGGCTTGTTGCGGCACATTATTTTGCTCAATCACCCTAGCTTCCGCCGCTTTAATTTCTTCGAAAACTTGCCTGACAAGCGCTTCATTGACCCTAACCGGAACTTTATTTTCTATTCTTGCCATTTCTTCTTCCAAGACTTTTTCAAATGCCTCGGCCCCATAAAAATGATAGAGAAGATAAAGTTTTTGAGCCTCGGGAGTGATGGGACCGCCAGGTATAATGGGAAGATGGTTCTCTGGAACCGGTTCGTTTTGTTTGACGGCCGCCAATTGATGGGTCAATTTAAAATATTGATCTTTAAAGGTCAATTCTCTCTCTTTGATCTGCTTAATTTTTTTGATTTGATCTTTGAGAACGGCATTTTCTTCTTTTAAGGCTACTATTCTATCAGAAAGCATTCGATACGCTTGCAAGTCTTCCTGACTTTCTATCAAGCGGCGAGCCATTTTTGCCTTGAGCAGCTTGAGCTGTTGGACGGCTTGGTCCAGAGCAGGCAAAGTATAAGTCGGATTATAAACCCATTGACTGCGGCCAATGGCTTCTTTCATAATTTTGATTGCTTTAGCCGGGCGGCCAATGTTAGGCAAATACGTTTCCGATTTAGATATATCTAGAACAACCCTAATGGCTTCTTCTGTCACCGGAATGGTCGGTTCAACGCGAGTGACGAATTCTTCCAAAACAAGTTTGTTTTGTTCTTCCTCTTCCCCATCTACAATAATCGTGACTACTCGACGCATAAAGGATCCGTCTACATCAAGCTTCTTGATTTTCTCAAACTCTTTAAAGGTTGTTGTAGCAATAAATTGAGGATCATTTGGGCCACCCTGTAAAAAGTGGTTTTTGAAGGCTTGAAAGGCCCCCTGATTGCTGGCCAATTGGTCAAATTCATCCATTAAAAAGAGCGTTTTTTTCTCATACCCCCCAATCTGGTCTTTAATTTGATTGATCAGTTCGGAATGTCCGAAACTGACATTGGAAATGAGAAGGCCGCAATCGACTTCATAGTTGACACGATCTTGCAATTCAGCGGGAAGTTTCCCCTCTTTTTTTAATTGAAGAAGCTGGTGGAATAAGGTTGTCTTCCCGTCCCCGGATTTTCCCACTAATAAGACATTCGCTCCTGTAATAAGAGTGGACAGCAGTTTGGTAAGCAGCTCCGTTTGTCCCACTTTGGGCTCAATAAGCCCGCTGTCCATTTGCTTGTCTAAATTGGTGCAGTTGACAATTTCATCCGGAATAGGCTTAAACCAGCGCTGATAAGCAATAGCCAAAAGCCCTCCCGCAGCAAGAATCGCTCCTGCCACCAAATAAACTTTAGCTGTCACAATAAAAATGGGCTGTAAAATTTGAACGAGGCAAAAAGGAATAATGAAAAATTTGTAAATAATTTCTAAGAGAATGTGTTTTTCCCATAAAGTCGTAAATTTTTTATGGGTATCTAAAAAGTTAAAAGCCCCAAGGAAAATATTGATTAAATTTGGAATAAAATAAATCACTCGAGGGCGGCATCTTTTCCATTCTTGGTATATCCACTCATTAAAAGACGGTTCTGGCTTTAACGGATACCTCGCCGCTCTTTCGGCAGCCCACTCAAAGGCATTCTGATAAGGAGTGACACTTCCTTGGGTCCTAAAGCGGGCGATTGAATCCAGCGCTTCAAGAGACAATACTTCAGAGAAAAATTGGAGCGTCTCTTGGGGATCCCGATGAATATGCGCTTTAATCAAATTTGCCAAGAACGCATTTAACGCAGCCGGATCCTGTTGATGGCGGAGTAAAGCCTTTTGAATCTCTTTTTTCCAACTTCTCCATTTATCCCGATTCCATCCTTCGGATAAAAGCACACGCTCTAAATCATTTAAGTTGTTAATCCCTTCAAAAGGCGAAGGTTCACGCCAAACCAAATGCCTTATTTCCTGATTGAAAGTCGAAAAAAATCCCAGTGGATTGATATTCAAAGACATACCCTTTTCCTTTCCTGCTTTATCGAAAAAGCAAAGTCGCTTAAGTTTAATGTTACGCATCGGAGGAAAATGGTGATCGAAGAGATAGCTCTTGAAAGGCGTCCATCACATACATTCCTAAACAGACCTCTTTCCCAAGTCAAATCAGCGAATCATTTCCCCATCCTGCCTTTAAGGAGACAGCGTCTTAATCAGATCTGATAGGTATAAAAAAGCAGGTCTTCTGGCTTCGAAATCATCCGATAGGCTTAGTTGAGTTTTAAAACCTTCCCGCGACAAGCAGTGGTCATAAATGACTAAGCATCCGTCCTTCGTTACAGCGGCCTAACCGCACAGGATTTACACCTGTTTCCCTATTATCCTTCTTTTTGAAGTCTTCAAATAGAAGGCACTTTTCTATAATACGCATAATTACTAAATGAACGCTTAATTTCATAAACCCAAAAGAAATAAGAGTCAAGAAATTAAACCATTAACATTAACTCTTGCAAGAGTAATTAATCTTAATTACAATTATTTAAAAATTTATTGAACTTATAAACAAAACACAGAAAATTGTATGTTATCATTCCCCTATTCGGTCGCTTCTTATTCTGCTTATTCTCGTCCTTCATTGGAAGCGGCTCATTTTCCCCCTGTTGCAACAGAAGAGAATTATATTGACGCACAAAAAGTTGTTAAAACGAGTCCTCTACCGGTAGGCATTGCTAAAATGATTGGCTTAATCAAAGATTTGTGGTTTACGATTGGAACATTTTTCTCTCGCATTGAGCACGCGCCTAATTATGGAAAAGTCATAGGCAATAAAGAAACAGCTAAAGGGATTGTTGTCTTGATTCATGGCTTAAATGGCCATGCATCCCAAATGGATGGACATGCCAAGGCTTTCAAACAAAAAGTTGGAGAAGACATCTTAATTTATCAAGTTCAGGTCGATAAAAAGGGAAACTGTTCGAAAGGAGAAGCGGTCCAGCGTATTACGGATACCGTTCTGCCTCTTCTTCAAGAACGTCCCGCTCTAAAATTATATGCGCATGGAATTTCTAATGGTGGATGGCTGGCGTCTCAATTAGCTGTAGACGCCATCGATGCTGGCATTCAAGGCGAACGGATAATGGTTAATGCCAATTCCTCCCCTCTTTATGGAACAAAAGTTATGTGCGATCCAGCTTTAGCCCCTTGGAAGCAGAAAATATGGAAATGGCTAGTGCAATCGCCTTTAGGGGGAAATCATGAAGAGGTTATCTATAAAGATTTCAGCTGGGGAAGCGAAGCGGGCAAACAGATTATTCGAGAGATTAGAAGGGCTGCTGAACAAGGAGTTCAATTTGAATTTGAAGGAGGCTTTGCCGATTCAAAAGTGACGCCGCCTTCCTTTTATCCGAAAAATGTCAAGGATGCCCGCTATTTTCATCCGAATAGCATTCAAGGGCACTCCAGTATCATTGCAAGCCAAAGGCAGCGGCAGGTAGAAAGCGCCTGCGCTTTCCTATCCAGCTAAAGCGAACATAAAATAAAGGATAGGAATAGCTAATATGCCTTTGATTTTTCGGTTAACACCTTTCAATCAAGACAATAAGCTCTCTTTGCAAGTGCAACCATTGGGCTTTTGTTTAACGAAAAATTTGATGAGATCTATTGATGCGGAACTGCAGCACAAAAAATGGACAATTTCTCATTAGCTTTAGAGAGAAGTCATCCAGAAATTCCACGCTTTGCAAAAAGTGAATGACAAAGATGTTGCCATTACTTATCAAACGACTAGAGAATCTAAAGCGATCCTTATTTTGAATAGGCCATGAAATCTTTAAGAGAATTTTCAGAAGCAAGGAAGAAAACTTCCTTGCTTCTGATATAAGATCTAAAGCTTATTATCTTTCTACGCGCTGCCGACTAGCAAATCCCTTTGGCTTGGAAAACCCCTTAGGTTTATCCCTAAAAGATCCAACGCCATGAGACCTTTTCCCAAACTTCTTCGGTTCTTTGCTTGCAAACCGATTTCCGTTCGTTCTTTTATGTTCATTATTAAAAGGCTTCATCTCTCCTTCTTTCTTTGGCCCTCTTGGCTCTACGCCAATTTGGTCAGGCCCACGCACAGACTGCTGATTGAGGACGAAGGAAATAAAGTGAGCTGCTAATGTTTGATGATCCATTTCTTTCACGAGCGCCAATACATGCTCGACTTCATTGTGAACAGGCTGGGCGAGCACGCTGCTGACTAAACGGGCACGCTTAGACTGCTTAGCTTCTTCCAAAGTTGGAATAAAAGCGCGATTAATCGATGCACCAATAAACTTTTCATATCTCTGAAAGTCGCGCCATTCACGCAGTGTAACGAATGTGCTGGCAATGCCCTTATTTCCGGCACGCCCTGTACGTCCAATGCGGTGTACATAGCTAGCAGGATCAAACGGCAAGTGATAGTTGAATACATGCGATACATCAGACACGCTTAGGCCTCGCGCCGCAACGTCCGTTGCAACAAGCACGCGTACCATTTCCGAGCGGAACTGGCGAATCACCTCTTCTCTTTGAGGCTGCTCCATGTCTCCATGCAAACCTCTGGCATGGTAACCACAGCTCACAAGCAGGGAAGTCAGACGGTCTACGTCTTTTTTTGTGCGGCAAAAAATAATCGATTTGCCCGGCTCGTCATTATCTAGCAAACGGAGAATCGCATCATCGCGCTCTTCTTCACGAATGACGTAATAAACCTGCTTAATATCTTTATTTGTTGTTTCTTTTTGAGTGACACTAACAAATTGCGGCTTTTTCAAAATCGAACCGGCAAGCCTTTGAATAGGGCTTGGCATAGTCGCTGAGAATAAGAGCGTTTGTCTTTGCTTGGGAAGGAAAGTGAAAATTTTCTGGATCGCTTCCAAAAAGCCCATGTCCAGCATTTCGTCTGCTTCATCTAAAACAACAAGCGAAGGCTGAAAACCAGGCAAGCTACCAGATTCAAAAAGATCCAATAGACGACCAGGAGTCGCCACAATTACTTGTGTTCCACGCTTTGCAGCTTCAATTTGATGCTTAAAAGATTTTCCACCACAGATCGTCGCTGTACGGATGCCTAAATGGCGGCCTAAGCGAAATAATTCATCGCTGACTTGGCTGGCCAATTCGCGGGTAGGCGTTAAAACGAGAATCTGCGCATTCGGCTGATCGCTGATCAAATGGAGAGCCGGCAATCCAAATGCAGCCGTCTTTCCTGTCCCCGTATGGGCTTGGCCAATCATATCATGGCCGGCCAGTATCAAAGGAATAGCCTGCGCTTGGATAGGACTAGGCGTTTTAAATCCAGCCTCTTGCAACGCTTGTAGAATAGGTTCTTTTAAACCAAATATATCAAAAGTCAATTCTTGAGTCATTCTTTCTTCTTTTGTT
This DNA window, taken from Candidatus Protochlamydia phocaeensis, encodes the following:
- the treY gene encoding malto-oligosyltrehalose synthase, translated to MAGLCIPTATYRLQFNQRFTFKQALEFVPYFNELGISTLYASPITKSRAGSLHGYDVLDSNQINPEIGTEEDLQQLVDALHQRGMGLVIDIVPNHMCIADENKWWNDVLENGPSSLYANHFNIVWDPPKVELRNKVLLPVLDQQYGKVIENQELKIVYDAGAFFIDYKTHRLPVNPRTWPTILKPVIEQLKSQLGEQDAGLLELESIVTALDHLPDMTETNPEKCKERNREKEIIKKRLSILLEESPRILEAVQASMKVLNGTKGDAHSFDQLEELLDSQAYRLSFWRVTNDEINYRRFFDINELVSMRVENEDVFIDMHELILKLIKQGWVNGLRIDHVDGLFDPEQYFSRLQQHCAQVLGESEKELGRHFYVVVEKILGGDEQLHKSWFVFGTTGYDFLNLVNGIFIIPENGPKIQQIYERFTERNDEMDDVIYSAKKLILIISMSSELHFLARQLEEVSEQHRWSRDYTLESLRSALRDVIACFPVYRSYIRTQDTQVDEEDKNYVISAIEAAKRVNPAIDLSIFDFIQSVLLLQDPPGLTEEQIAYRRNFVMRFQQLTGPVTAKGVEDTAFYRYYPLASLNEVGMDFKSFGIPALTFHKKNQERKEWWPHTMLATFTHDTKRSEDVRARINVLSENPEEWNVVLHRWQALNQSQKVRLNGREVPGNNVEYLLYQTLIGSWPLYAVDASTRAQYADRIEKYMIKALKEAKLHTSWINPNEAYEKAVQEFVRKILTPDSSNRFLDDFTAYIQPIIKAGLFNSLSQTLLKMTCPGTPDFYQGSELWEFTLVDPDNRRPVDYSNRESLLHFLKEKAQQDPGALVSHLMKTPEDGLIKLYLTSQVLAYRRQNPSLFQEGGYVPLEPIGKKARHVVAFSRMKDQSQLIVAVGRFFTQLTDLLAFQPIAEVWEDTALALPSHMQGDFRDILSGLTFSIHSDAPVPLKDLFSKMPLAILEKIK
- the hemH gene encoding ferrochelatase; this translates as MGEKKIGVLLVNLGTPKSFRPKDVFHYLNEFLTDGRVIDLPWLQRQCLVRGIIVPFRYKDSAKLYQRLWTEEGSPLLIHGLSVRDKLQSVLGEHFYVSLAMRYQTPSIKEGLEQLRQKQVDEILVFPLFPQYASATTGSVHQKVMDEIKHWQVIPKLTFVSSYADHPALIHAFCERARQYSLQSYDHVLFSFHGLPEKQIRKADEAGACLTSGCCDKQCKNNTFCYKAQCYATARAIASQLAMQPSSYTICFQSRLGKDPWIQPYTTEVLQACSAKGYKRLLVFCPSFVCDCLETTCEVSYEYAHTFKSMGGETVQLVEGLNSHPDWIEALKIMVREHTHSKSA
- a CDS encoding alpha/beta hydrolase, producing the protein MLSFPYSVASYSAYSRPSLEAAHFPPVATEENYIDAQKVVKTSPLPVGIAKMIGLIKDLWFTIGTFFSRIEHAPNYGKVIGNKETAKGIVVLIHGLNGHASQMDGHAKAFKQKVGEDILIYQVQVDKKGNCSKGEAVQRITDTVLPLLQERPALKLYAHGISNGGWLASQLAVDAIDAGIQGERIMVNANSSPLYGTKVMCDPALAPWKQKIWKWLVQSPLGGNHEEVIYKDFSWGSEAGKQIIREIRRAAEQGVQFEFEGGFADSKVTPPSFYPKNVKDARYFHPNSIQGHSSIIASQRQRQVESACAFLSS
- a CDS encoding DEAD/DEAH box helicase, whose translation is MTQELTFDIFGLKEPILQALQEAGFKTPSPIQAQAIPLILAGHDMIGQAHTGTGKTAAFGLPALHLISDQPNAQILVLTPTRELASQVSDELFRLGRHLGIRTATICGGKSFKHQIEAAKRGTQVIVATPGRLLDLFESGSLPGFQPSLVVLDEADEMLDMGFLEAIQKIFTFLPKQRQTLLFSATMPSPIQRLAGSILKKPQFVSVTQKETTNKDIKQVYYVIREEERDDAILRLLDNDEPGKSIIFCRTKKDVDRLTSLLVSCGYHARGLHGDMEQPQREEVIRQFRSEMVRVLVATDVAARGLSVSDVSHVFNYHLPFDPASYVHRIGRTGRAGNKGIASTFVTLREWRDFQRYEKFIGASINRAFIPTLEEAKQSKRARLVSSVLAQPVHNEVEHVLALVKEMDHQTLAAHFISFVLNQQSVRGPDQIGVEPRGPKKEGEMKPFNNEHKRTNGNRFASKEPKKFGKRSHGVGSFRDKPKGFSKPKGFASRQRVER